In Oncorhynchus tshawytscha isolate Ot180627B linkage group LG06, Otsh_v2.0, whole genome shotgun sequence, the following are encoded in one genomic region:
- the LOC112246673 gene encoding T-cell acute lymphocytic leukemia protein 1 homolog, translating into MMEKRKPEFRHLSPIVNGCKSPQHDSLTTSITGRVSGEGGEAVSETQENTTAASGDSAERKRVPREHCNGTIFINGVSKETAYHSELKKLVPVIELARGGGPVDIKAREQTADINHKVQTTELCRPQIPLPLDSRDPLLSETRMVQLSPLAFPLPARAMLYSNFAQPLATMNSGYGGETEQYGMYPSHRIKRRPAPYEIEINDDNGSQPKIVRRIFTNSRERWRQQNVNGAFADLRQLIPTHPPDKKLSKNEILRLAMKYINFLAKLLDDQEGVVGGGSGAEGAWAPEVHEESLVREELLQGMLSSSNSSCGSLLGGDGSPDSYTEDQDSSVESRTQTSRVLHPHSGLHMDEHNHR; encoded by the exons ATGATGGAAAAACGGAAACCAGAATTTAGGCATCTCAGTCCTATTGTCAATGGGTGCAAGTCCCCACAGCACGACAGCCTGACTACTTCCATAACAGGTCGTGTCAGTGGGGAGGGGGGCGAAGCTGTTAGCGAGACACAGGAAAACACGACTGCGGCGTCGGGGGACTCAGCTGAGAGGAAGCGCGTCCCCAGGGAGCACTGCAACGGGACTATCTTCATTAATGGCGTTTCCAAGGAAACGGCGTACCACAGCGAGCTAAAAAAGTTAGTACCGGTTATCGAATTGGCCAGGGGAGGAGGACCGGTGGATATAAAAGCTAGGGAGCAGACGGCAGACATTAACCACAAGGTACAGACCACGGAGCTGTGCAGACCGCAGATACCCCTGCCACTTGATTCCCGGGACCCGTTGTTGAGCGAAACTCGAATGGTGCAGTTGAGCCCGCTCGCCTTCCCTCTCCCTGCACGAGCGATGCTGTACAGTAACTTTGCTCAACCACTCGCCACCATGAACAG TGGCTATGGTGGCGAGACAGAACAGTATGGCATGTACCCCAGCCATCGGATCAAACGACGACCCGCGCCTTATGAGATTGAAATCAACGATGATAATG gcTCACAGCCTAAAATTGTGCGGCGGATCTTCACCAACAGCCGTGAGCGTTGGCGCCAGCAGAACGTGAACGGCGCGTTTGCTGACCTCCGCCAGCTCATCCCTACCCACCCGCCCGATAAGAAGCTCTCCAAAAACGAGATCCTCCGACTGGCCATGAAGTACATCAACTTCCTGGCCAAGCTACTGGACGACCAGGAAGGTGTGGTGGGGGGCGGCAGTGGTGCTGAGGGGGCCTGGGCTCCCGAGGTCCATGAGGAGAGCCTGGTCCGGGAGGAGCTCCTCCAGGGCATGCTGTCATCCAGCAACTCCAGCTGCGGGAGTCTTCTGGGAGGGGATGGGAGTCCCGACAGCTACACCGAGGACCAAGACTCGTCTGTCGAGTCTCGAACGCAAACCTCCAGGGTTCTCCATCCTCACTCTGGACTCCATATGGACGAACACAACCACAGATGA
- the LOC112246674 gene encoding PDZK1-interacting protein 1-like, with amino-acid sequence MGRDPTVVIWLMLTLGVVTAQIDKVERALPQWLTGIIAVAVFLFLIFVAFLVNKAWCQDSRPDTKECECGKTPGYANTNGDHYDTSLDMFRSRDHEGAYENMDLEGIEDKVTVM; translated from the exons ATGGGGAGAGATCCTACTGTGGTTATATGGCTGATGCTGACTTTGGGAGTAGTCACAGCTCAAATAG ATAAGGTGGAGCGGGCACTGCCACAGTGGCTGACAGGCATCATAGCTGTGGCCGTGTTTCTCTTCCTCATCTTCGTGGCGTTTCTGGTCAACAAGGCCTGGTGTCAGGACTCGAG GCCTGACACCAAAGAATGTGAGTGTGGGAAGACCCCTGGGTATGCCAACACCAATGGAGACCACTATGATACCAGCCTGGACATGTTCAG GAGCAGAGATCACGAGGGTGCATATGAGAACATGGACCTCGAAGGTATTGAAGACAAAGTCACTGTCATGTGA